From Zea mays cultivar B73 chromosome 3, Zm-B73-REFERENCE-NAM-5.0, whole genome shotgun sequence:
TTAGTAATCACATATCATAATAATCCGATGACACTTTTTTATAAAAAAGGCAGAGTAAGCACGTAGCATTTTGTATCTAGTAGTCAAGGAAAAATATAGCATGACAAGCCCTGCAAAACGTGGCGATCAACTCAACAGGTGTGCAATGGCAATTAATTCTAGGACAGAATGATACATGCATCACAAGGGAACAGAGACGATGGTGCATGAGAGAATGAAACCGTACCTTGCAAGGAATAAGTCATGGAATATTGGGAAATCAGTTGAAAGTTCACTGGAGAAAAGGTAGACTGAAATCTGTAGTCCAGTCTATGTATACCTTATTGTAGGAGTCCTCATCGTAGACAATTTCTGTAGCATCGACATGAGTACCAATAATCTTCATCTGCACCCCATTATCTTTTTGAATATTCACCTGAGTAAACAAGCAAACAACTATCGATGAGCACAGCAAAATAGCTACTACATCAATGATTGTGATCTTATATAGCAATGACCAAGGCATGTAAATTCCAAATTCAATTAAAACAACCATTTAGCACTATTTTAAGCTCATATCTTACTTTTGGACACACATGCTTCACCAGACGATGCACCTGAAGTTTTCCAAGCACACATCTCGCCAAAAGCATCCAGGCAAGGCACATAAGATGCGAGCACTGCACAACATCGAGACAAGGCTGGTTGTTGTCGATCTACAAATGTGCATGACCTGCTCTAAAAAAATTCTAGAGCGTGGGGCAGCAGGACACTTGATATACAAATGTACATGATATACACACCCCAGATGATTATAAAGTGCATACTGACACTTGATCAAATGCTTTAGGACATCATGATACATTACCGTACCATCACTACATGTAGAACAAACCATTCAAGATCAAGGCATTAAAAAAGGAACTGTGCACCAACAACCACCATAATCGGGCGTCCTTCAATATCAACTCCACGGTAATTGTAGTTGCTGAAAAATATCAGCATGTAGGCAATGAAGTCATTGGAGCATGTCATTTAATATACCTTCGCATAAACATAATTAAGCATAAACAAGAAGTATAAGGTCATAACATAATTTTAGCAATCTCTAAATATATTTACCTGCACAAATAGGACCATAAAAATAAAATTCAAACTAATTAATATGAACAAAAAGGATGTAATAAACTAATTCAGCCACCTCCTCTGCCATCCCGACTCCCGAGCGATCACCTGTTTCCGCGGGCGTTGTACATGGCCCGCCAGTAGTAGTAGTACTCCTGCGCCCCCATGGGCTCCCACCTCGcatccacctccaccgccatCCCGAGCGATTGCTTGTCCACGGGCACCCGCAGCGAGCGCTAGCTGCATCCAGGGAGGGAGCCAGGGTGGATCACATGCCTTGAGGGGTAGGGGCATCCACGCGACCGTTGTTCCATACCCTAGATGCACCGCCGTCGGCCTCCATGGGTTGTTGCAGATGGAAGGATGTGTCATCGCCGCTGCTACCTATGTCGGGCTGGAGGCGGACAATGGCTTGTGTCGTATGTGTCGGCGAGCCGCACAAGGAGGTCCTGCAGTGACACCCCACGCGGTACATGAGATCTAACAATTGGCTTAGCTTCAAACTCATATAATCAATGTtagcttcacaaagcacctaggttgaattcaaaagatcaaatattTGAAGCCCTTAATTAGGCTAAAGCAGTGTTTTGCAAAGAGAGTATTTGGTGGAAGCAACATCCAATAGCATGATCAAACAACATATTTGCAACATCTGTTTATAGCAAAAGCACGAAAGCTTTGATAGGTATTAAGGCACTCATGTCAACAACAGTTGAAAATCTCAGTCTAAAAAAACCACCAAATCATCATAGCATAAATTATATGACACAAGAGATCTTTAAACTTTCAAGTAACATAAACAAAAATCAGCAGTGTCAATGTTATTACCGTCATGTCCAACTGTGTTGATCGTTTCTAGAATCCTTTCATGACCTTTATCTGTTTCGCTGGTTCCATTTGCTGAAATGTGCAGTGAAATATAGAAGCCACTTATAAGACAGTCCAAAAAGGTGTTCAGATTACTACTTTTTACAAAATAGATCTCAAGATTTACCCAACAGCACCAGACCATATTACTACTTTTTATAAAATAGATCTCCGGATTTACCCATAATGTGGCATCAGATACACAAAATAAAAATCATCGTAAGAAATTTACGGAATACAGACGCGCGGATCAGATCGTTCTACCAGCAAGATCCATAATCATTGGCCAGTAACTTATATATTAAACAGGATCTGATTCCTAGCAAAATTGTGTACACAGACACTTGATATTAGCTTCCAATCTTAAAACTGAAAAAATGATAGAATGAATGCGCAGATTAATCAAGCACATCTAAGAATATAACTCGTATAGGAGCAAAAGGGGCATGAAATTTGTGCCACTATACTACTTCAAGAGACCGAACGGGCAAGCACTCAGTTCTACCGCTTCTACCACGTTGAACCATGACAGATCAAAACAGGAGAGGGAAGAAAACCTGATCTCGCAGATGAAGGCAATGCCCTTGTGCACCCAGTAGTTCGGTGTTGCGACGGCGAAATCCAGCCCCAACGGCCCTTTGACCTACAGAAAAATGAACAGCAAACTCACCACCACCTCTGCACACCTCCCCAAGTTCCAGCCAACCAGAACAATAGCGCTACTGATGCAAACAATAACAATCCATTGAGGTGGGTGCATGCGTGGTTGAGGGCTGATTTTGGAATGGGGGCGGGGAAGGCGGTGCAGTGCATGCCATGGCAGTCAAATATGGAAGGGGGCTGCCTACCATGGCCGCAGATCTCGCCTACCATGGAAGGGGCCGCAGATCTCGCCTACCATGGATCTCGCCTACCATGGCCGCAGATCTCGCCTACCATGGCAAGTCCATGAGCACCGACGCGACCGGACTTGCGACGGCGGTCGGGGTCGACGACGCAGCGGCTACGTGCGCGTGGATGAGCGAGGGAGGGGCGCTAAATGCCGGCGGGGATTGGGGGAGCGGTTGCATATCCACCGCCTTGTGCCACCGCTCCGCGACGGTGAGGGCCAGCGCTCCAAATCCACTGGCGGCGTGGGATTGAGGTCGTCCATCGCATCTAGGTCAGGCTCCAGTCGCCGGAGGTGGTGGCTGCGGCATGGCGAAGGAGGTGAGGGATGGAAGGGGGAGGCGCGGATGATGATCTGATTTAGAGGTGCGGGAGGGGAGAGGGGCAAGGGCGAGTGGTGGTGGTCGCTGCGTCGTCGGCGACGGAGGCTCCGGAGCCGGGGCTCGAGAGGCCCCAGGGCGCGCCGGCCTGCAGCGGGCCGAGCACGGGCGACGGCGGGGATGGACGCCACCGCGAACGCATGCGACGACTCGGGCGCCGAGGTGAAGCAGAGATGTGCGTGGACGCCGGAGGCAGGCAGGAGTGTGCCTCGACGACTCGGGCGCGTGGGGCGGAGGCGTCTTGGCTGGATCCGATGATGGCGGCGCTGATGgcgtggggaggagggtggggcgAGGAGAGGGAGGCGTGCGTCGTGGAGAGGATCTCCGGCGTGCGTCGCGGAGAGGAGactggcagaaccgtgcaccatacgaatgtggacgtctacactactgtcttatagagtagtatagatatatCTTCGGGCTGAGACAACCGAATCTCCTGACCTGCCCAGTTTGTGAGAGGAATCCAAACCTCCTTCCCCATCTGTATTTACCGGTGAACCAATGATGGATCACCTTTGTATTAATATATAACATCTTTTTTTTTTCTTACGCGAATATGAAACATGTGCTCACTGCAAACTTGTCTATTCTCCAATTAATGTCGTCCTTGACACATCCATCCAaaactgctgaaaaagaaaacgcCATTTTGACTTTTTGATATCACAAAGGTTTCCTCCTGCGAGCAAAGTCCAAACTCCAAAGTAAACAGTTTGAGGATTAGGCGTGGAATTCACAGGCACTTTGCAAGCCTGCAACGGACCGAGTCAAAAGTCGCTCTAGTACGGTACTTTCTGGAATGGCTGCGTAAAGGCGTGTTTCGTTTTCGTGTAAGCAAGGCAATCCCGAGACGTCCCCTGCATGTCGGCCATTCTAGCATGCGGCAGGTCAACGCAGCTGCACTGTTTGGACTTTGGATGCTTGCCACATAAGCACTCATCAAACGAAAAGGGCTACACTGTCACTAGTTTTCGTACGGCGTACACGTAGTACACTTTAACCTCCGTCCGTACCACAGTAGCAGTAATAGGGGAGTGTCAACTGTCAAGTGTGTGTCAACATCAAATGGGTAGCTCGTACAGAACTCAGAATTCGTACTGCTTGTGTAGTCGTCATGCGTAAAAAAGAGCAATTCGTAGATTTTTGTTCATTTGTTTGTATTCATAAAAACGGACTCCAAGTTAAATATCTATATGCCTGGTAGTTCAACGTAAAAACGCGACGGAAAAAGCACCGTACAGCACTTGTATAATTATTAGCAAAACGCACATGCATGCAGGAGCTGCTCAATCGAACTCGGCTGGGTACCCGCAGAAGGTGTCGTTCTTGACGCAGAGGAAGAGCCTCTCGTACGCGAGCGCCATCTTGGTGGCCGCGAACATGGACTTGGCGTACTCCCggcacgcgcgcccgcgctgcgCGGCGCGCCGGGCGCCCTCCGCCACCACGGCCTCCAGGCTCTCCAGCAGCGACTCCACGTTGGGCGCGAACATGTACCCGAACCCCTCGTCCACCACGATGCTGCCCTTGATGCTCGGGAACCGCGTCGCCACCACCGGCTTCCCGCACTGCATCGCCTCCATCAGCGTCAGGTCCAGCCCCTGGGGCCGCAGCGTCGGGTCCACGAACACGTCCAGCGCGTTGTAGAACGCCTTCAGCTTCCCCGGCGGCACGGCGCCGAGCACCTTGGCGTTGCGGCCCAGGTCCATGTACCGGTTCTCCCAGGGCCCCTTCCCGGCGATGAGGAGGTACACGTTCGGGTGGCGCAGCGCCAGCTTGGAGAAGGCCTCGTACAGCAGCGGGTGGCCCTTGTCCTTGACCAGCCGGCCCGACACGCCCAGCACGAGGTCGGCGCCCTTGGGCACCCCGACCTCCTCCCGGAACGCGCGCCCGAGCGGGGGGTCCGGCTCGAACTGCGCCTCGTCCACGCCGTTCAGGATGACGTGCACGCGGCGGGAGGGGATCTGGTACACGTCGCGGAGCATCTCCCCCGTCGAGTCGCTGATGGCCACCTGGTGcgcgtagctccggaagaagcgcACCTCGGAGAGCACGCGGTACACGGACTGGCCCAGGCTCTGGTTCAGCGCCGGCGACCTGGGCTCCTCGTCGCCGCGGGCCAGGTCCTGGAAGATGCCCGAGTGCAGGGCCTCCAGCGAGATGCCGTGCCATGACACTACCAGCTTGTCCACGCCGAGCGCCCAGCGGTGGAACACGGCCACGCTCTCGGAGTGGATCACGTCGAAGGGGTCGTTCTCTCCCTCGGCCTCGTAGAGCTTCCACGCCTCGTCGCAGCGCCACTGCCCCGGCTCGCCGTCCAGGAAGTGGAGCTGGGGCCCGTCGGCGGAGGGCGATGGCGCGGCCTCGGTGTGCGGCGGCGGGGAGGTGAACACGTGCACGCGGTGGCCTCGTGCCGCGAGCGCCGTGTGCAGCGTGTGCGCGTGCCGCTCCATGCCTCCGGGCGCCGTGGCCACGGGCCACTTCCGGGAGAACACGGCGATCTTCAGCTTGGCGGGGGGCGGCCTGGACGCCGAGAACGGCAGGTGGTTCCAGGAGAACTCGATGTCGCGCAGGTCCCCCTCGAAGCCGGCCGcgcttcttccccggtgagaagcGGCCCCCGCCAGGGCCGGGGAGCAAGAGGAGCCCGGGAAGGAGGAacggtggaggaggaggagggagagGAAGGGGATGAGAAGGATCAGGGAGAGGAGGGACGGCGAGAGGGGGAGCATTGTGTGGGAGGGGCACCGCTGCTTCCTGGGCCTCGGCAGGGAGGTGAGCAGGGCCATCGATCACGCAGCGCGCGAGCTAGCTCTAGCTCTAGCTAGGCGTACATGGACGCATGCTGCAGGGATGCAGCGCAAAATGGCGGCAAAGGGGCAGGATTCTAGCCGCGGTTCAGAATTCAGAGCTGCTTTTGGAGATGGAGCAGTGAGGGTGGAGTGTCTTGAAGGCATTTGACTTCCCTTGGATCGGAGCTTGCTAGCAGCTTAATCATCGATCCATGCTTGCTTTCCATGGCTCAAGTTACTTACAGAAGCGGCGATGCATGCCATGCGAGCGGTGGGATCGATCAGTTGTGATGCATGCGGAACTAACTCCATGCGCTTTGATAGTGTACAGTGCTACTCGATCGACGCAAGCTCATGACCGCTGTTTTAACCAAAGATAGCCTCCATTTCTAGGAAAGCCTGTTTGGCAAATGACTCATAGAGGGAAATAAGAGATAATATTATAAAAAGCAAGTATTTTTGTTTCAGTTTCACCTCTCTCCATTCATTTGCGAGAAAGTAAGAAGCTTCACCCATAAAACATCAAAAAAGATGCTTGGCAAAAACAAATAAAGTGGTTGATAAAgttgtactccctccgtttctttttatttgtcgctggatagtgtaaaaagaaacggagggagtatcaaATAGGACTTAGGAGATCAAAACTCAAAGCCCTATATTACTTGGGCCCAGAACGGGCTATGGCGTGGCCCAACGAAAATAACGTGAGAGGTGCCTTTTTGGGCTTAAGTCTGACATGAACAATATAAGAGATGTTCGAAAACTACTAGATAGACCGTGTGTTACTATCTATATTAGAGCCACAAATTTTTATCTACACCTACAGCGATGGATTTGCCCAAAAATATAGAAAACTAATAAATTGTTTTGCGCCAGAGACCCTAAACTATTTCCAAATCTATTGATATTTTTTACTTAAGTTATTAAGGTTAATATTTCTAACTTTGGTCATTGCACCAATTCGACCGATGCTACTGCGTGCCTCGCGAGCTGCCTCAAGAACATCAGAGCTGCAGCAAAGGTCGCCCCCTTTCTTTGTACAAAACTGCAAATTCATTATTATGATGCTTGATTTTCTAGAAGAGTATAGGACGCTATCTAAAGCTGAAATGCAGGTAAAGGAATTATGCCAATCTtgtctccaacaacacatcagAGAGACTGCTGCATATTGGAAGCAGCGAGGGAAACAAAATGCAATCAGGGAGGGGTTGCAAACACCGCGTTCCACCGTGCTCAGGCAACCGAAAGATTGAGGAGGAATCATATTggtaagatgactctgtttgggtGCATCCAGTTTTTAAGAAATTAGTTTAT
This genomic window contains:
- the LOC103651414 gene encoding UDP-Glycosyltransferase superfamily protein, which codes for MALLTSLPRPRKQRCPSHTMLPLSPSLLSLILLIPFLSLLLLHRSSFPGSSCSPALAGAASHRGRSAAGFEGDLRDIEFSWNHLPFSASRPPPAKLKIAVFSRKWPVATAPGGMERHAHTLHTALAARGHRVHVFTSPPPHTEAAPSPSADGPQLHFLDGEPGQWRCDEAWKLYEAEGENDPFDVIHSESVAVFHRWALGVDKLVVSWHGISLEALHSGIFQDLARGDEEPRSPALNQSLGQSVYRVLSEVRFFRSYAHQVAISDSTGEMLRDVYQIPSRRVHVILNGVDEAQFEPDPPLGRAFREEVGVPKGADLVLGVSGRLVKDKGHPLLYEAFSKLALRHPNVYLLIAGKGPWENRYMDLGRNAKVLGAVPPGKLKAFYNALDVFVDPTLRPQGLDLTLMEAMQCGKPVVATRFPSIKGSIVVDEGFGYMFAPNVESLLESLEAVVAEGARRAAQRGRACREYAKSMFAATKMALAYERLFLCVKNDTFCGYPAEFD